One Zeugodacus cucurbitae isolate PBARC_wt_2022May chromosome 3, idZeuCucr1.2, whole genome shotgun sequence genomic region harbors:
- the LOC105217276 gene encoding odorant receptor 24a, whose protein sequence is MLLKFLSQNYPTEKNVFLIPKFALRIVGFYPGDSKSRLMHAWLIFNMFVLVYGSYAEFMFGVHYLSIDVVRALDALCPVASSIMAIVKLSFLWWHRAELNCIIKRVAELTAEQKSPLKSYYKHRYFTTATRLSAAVLCFGTTTSTLYTIRAAMVNYSSYLREEKIPYETPFKMIFPQPLLSMPIFPLTFILSHWHGYITVAGFAGTDGLFLCFCMYIGTLLKALQFDMKDLLSDVDSVTRKSTSEYEFRESLKLIIARHNEIIDLVKRFSAVMSGVTLAHFVTSSVIIGTCVVDVLLFSDLSGIFVYSVHTMAVTSELFLYCLGGTVVIECSSQLATAAYDSQWYTHSVEVQRMVLLIIIRAQRSLVVKVPFFAPSLPALASVSQPLRLCRVFEL, encoded by the exons ATGTTGCTGAAATTCTTATCGCAAAACTATCCAACagagaaaaatgtttttctaatACCAAAGTTCGCGCTACGCATCGTCGGTTTCTATCCGGGGGACAGTAAATCTCGACTAATGCACGCATGGCTCATTTTCAATATGTTCGTACTGGTCTACGGTTCCTATGCGGAATTCATGTTTGGCGTCCACTATCTATCGATCGATGTGGTACGCGCTTTGGACGCACTCTGTCCGGTGGCATCAAGTATTATGGCGATAGTGAAGTTGTCTTTCCTATGGTGGCATCGTGCAGAGTTGAATTGCATAATCAAACGAGTTGCTGAGTTGACTGCTGAACAGAAAAGTCCACTAAAGTCGTACTATAAACACCGTTATTTTACAACTGCAACACGTCTTTCGGCAGCTGTTTTGTGTTTCGGCACCACCACGAGTACATTGTATACCATAAGAGCGGCTATGGTGAATTATTCAAGTTACTTGCGTGAAGAGAAGATTCCTTATGAGACGCCATTCAAAATGAT TTTTCCGCAACCGTTACTTTCCATGCCTATATTTCCGCTCACATTCATACTCTCGCATTGGCATGGCTACATCACCGTTGCCGGTTTTGCCGGCACTGACGGTCTCTTCCTCTGTTTCTGCATGTATATTGGCACGCTCCTGAAGGCTCTGCAATTTGATATGAAAGATCTACTCTCGGACGTTGACAGTGTCACGCGTAAATCGACCTCAGAATATGAATTCAGGGAGAGTTTGAAGTTGATTATAGCGCGACACAATGAAATTATAGATTTGGTTAAGCGATTTTCGGCCGTTATGTCGGGCGTAACTTTGGCACATTTTGTGACATCGAGCGTTATAATTGGAACTTGTGTAGTGGATGTGTTGTTG TTCTCCGATTTGAGCGGGATTTTCGTCTATTCAGTTCACACAATGGCCGTTACTAGCGAGTTGTTCCTCTACTGCCTTGGCGGCACAGTGGTCATTGAATGT AGCTCTCAGCTGGCCACTGCGGCTTACGATAGTCAATGGTATACTCATAGCGTGGAAGTTCAAAGAATGGTGCTTTTGATTATTATAAGGGCACAGCGCAGTTTGGTAGTGAAAGTACCGTTTTTTGCACCCTCACTGCCAGCACTAGCTTCCGTAAGTCAGCCATTGAGGTTATGTAGAGTATTTGAACTGTAG
- the LOC105217261 gene encoding C-type lectin 37Db → MEFLQYSLLFSLFINSLFYTTCTTSVQEEVGMDLHPFVKIGSKYYLVHALELNWHGAAHLCRSYDSDLLTIESEAEMNALFSHLRGLYSFAHIWTSSNDLSDEGKYVSLNSGRPMIYTFWGPNEPNNAGDVEDCVEVLLNNVSFTMNDNNCSKKMRVICEKRLPLNTRNSATNELSMCEQLTTNCTLKALVDAYLQTSNINNCRA, encoded by the exons atggaaTTCCTACAATatagtttattattttcactttttattaattctttattttatactaCATGTACTACATCGGTTCAAGAGG AAGTCGGTATGGATTTACATCCCTTCGTTAAGATTGGcagcaaatattatttagtgCACGCTTTAGAG CTGAATTGGCATGGAGCTGCACACTTGTGTCGCTCTTACGATAGTGATTTACTAACGATTGAATCGGAAGCTGAAATGAATGCTCTATTCTCACATTTAAGAGGACTTTATAGTTTCGCACACATTTGGACGAGTAGCAATGATTTGTCAGACGAGGGAAAATATGTGTCACTTAATAGTGGGCGCCCAATGATTTATACATTCTGGGGACCCAACGAACCGAATAACGCGGGCGATGTGGAGGACTGTGTAGAAGTTTTGCTAAACAATGTTAGTTTTACAATGAACGACAAtaattgttcaaaaaaaatGCGTGTTATATGTGAAAAGCGTTTACCGTTAAATACGCGTAATTCTGCCACAAACGAATTATCGATGTGTGAACAACTCACTACGAATTGTACTTTGAAAGCACTTGTGGATGCATATCTACAAACGTCAAATATAAACAACTGCAGAGcataa
- the LOC114803969 gene encoding uncharacterized protein LOC114803969 yields the protein MDSTLSLIHTMFPQTNFNTDDLEAWNSVDNVLVEENPSPENELAIEISEEEEGDTAAVVAVPPIKHTDAIDCFEKCIKWSEENNVEQEKIFFIEKPTSKGTGSQNFSPTKANEHNKYLFS from the exons ATGGATAGCACACTTTCTCTTATTCATACAATGTTTCCCCAG acaaaCTTCAACACAGATGATTTGGAAGCATGGAACAGTGTAGACAATGTACTTGTAGAAGAGAACCCGAGCCCTGAAAATGAACTAGCTATAGAAATTTCGGAAGAGGAGGAAGGTGATACCGCTGCAGTTGTAGCTGTGCCGCCAATAAAGCATACTGATGCCATCGACTGCTTTGAGAAGTGTATCAAATGGTCCGAAGAAAACAACGTGGaacaggaaaaaatattttttattgaaaagcctACATCAAAAGGCACAGGATCTCAAAATTTCTCGCCCACAAAAGCAAATGAACATAACAAATATCTTTTCAGTTGA